The following proteins come from a genomic window of Anaerobutyricum hallii:
- a CDS encoding DNA topoisomerase 3: MKLVIAEKPSVAMALASVLGARTRKDGYVEGNGYIVSWCVGHLVGLCDASEYDEKYKKWRYDDLPIVPECWKHKVLEGTKKQFGILKKLMRDSKVDEVICATDAGREGELIFRLVYEQAGCKKPMKRLWISSMEEQAIKDGFASLKDGSCYDSLYQSALCRAKADWLVGINASRLFSVLYNQNLKVGRVQTPTLAMIVDRNQKIKEFTKEKYYMAHIKFDDMDAVTENFQKKEDADKVAAECQERMCEVEKDDVKEKTVRPPKLYDLTTLQREANRMFGYTAQQTLDAVQEMYEQKLVTYPRTDSQYLTDEMGESTETLIQMLFGKMPYAEGLEYQPDVSKVLNSKKVSDHHAIIPTMEVAKADIGELKERSRKILYLISARVLTATADPYIYESHKCQITCNYHTFYLNAKKTKQEGFKTIEKKLKQFFGIIAEKEEPELDIWAGKHYGPCDSFVSEHFTQPPKQYTEDTLLSAMERAGNEELTEDTEKKGLGTPATRAAIIEKLIQSGFVKREKKNLVPTDDGNVLITVLPDEIKSPKMTAEWEMALNHIAQNTETADEFLNGITELMQELVARYQGISEEKKNQFQGKAKGEVIGKCPRCGADVREGKVNFYCSDRKCAFTLWKNDKFLASQGKKMDKVAAKKFLSKGKIHYKDLVSRKTGRQYEATVEMVDPGEGNVQFNLIFPQR, translated from the coding sequence ATGAAATTAGTGATTGCAGAAAAGCCATCGGTTGCGATGGCACTGGCTTCCGTGCTTGGAGCCAGAACAAGAAAAGATGGCTACGTGGAGGGAAACGGTTATATCGTTTCCTGGTGCGTAGGACATCTAGTTGGATTATGTGATGCATCGGAATACGATGAAAAATATAAAAAATGGAGATATGATGATCTGCCGATTGTGCCAGAATGTTGGAAACATAAGGTATTGGAAGGTACGAAAAAGCAGTTTGGAATCTTAAAGAAACTTATGAGAGATTCCAAAGTAGATGAAGTGATCTGTGCCACTGATGCAGGACGTGAAGGTGAGCTGATCTTCCGTCTGGTGTATGAGCAGGCAGGATGTAAAAAGCCGATGAAGCGACTCTGGATCTCTTCCATGGAAGAACAGGCAATTAAAGATGGATTTGCGTCATTAAAAGACGGTTCGTGTTATGACAGTCTCTATCAGTCAGCTCTTTGCAGGGCAAAGGCTGACTGGCTGGTGGGAATCAATGCGAGCCGTCTTTTTTCTGTTCTGTATAACCAGAATCTGAAAGTTGGAAGAGTACAGACACCAACACTTGCCATGATCGTGGATCGAAATCAGAAGATCAAGGAATTTACCAAAGAGAAATATTATATGGCTCATATCAAATTTGACGATATGGATGCGGTCACAGAGAATTTTCAGAAAAAAGAAGATGCAGATAAAGTGGCTGCAGAGTGTCAGGAGCGCATGTGCGAAGTGGAGAAGGATGATGTGAAAGAGAAAACGGTCCGCCCTCCGAAGCTTTATGATCTGACCACCCTGCAGAGGGAAGCTAACAGAATGTTTGGCTATACCGCACAGCAGACATTGGATGCTGTGCAGGAGATGTATGAGCAGAAGCTTGTCACTTATCCGAGAACAGACAGCCAGTATCTGACAGATGAGATGGGAGAAAGTACAGAAACTCTGATTCAGATGTTATTTGGGAAAATGCCTTATGCTGAAGGTCTGGAATATCAACCGGACGTGAGTAAGGTATTAAATTCAAAGAAAGTATCCGATCACCATGCGATTATCCCAACCATGGAAGTAGCCAAAGCAGATATTGGTGAACTGAAAGAACGAAGCCGCAAGATTTTGTATTTGATCAGTGCCAGGGTTCTGACAGCAACTGCAGATCCTTATATTTATGAGAGTCATAAATGTCAGATTACCTGCAATTATCATACGTTTTATCTCAATGCAAAGAAAACAAAACAGGAAGGGTTCAAGACAATTGAGAAAAAACTGAAACAGTTCTTTGGAATCATTGCAGAAAAAGAAGAGCCGGAGTTGGATATCTGGGCAGGCAAGCATTATGGTCCCTGTGATTCTTTTGTATCGGAGCATTTTACACAGCCACCGAAACAGTACACAGAAGATACCCTGCTTTCTGCGATGGAACGTGCAGGGAATGAAGAGCTGACCGAAGATACAGAAAAGAAAGGACTTGGTACTCCTGCAACAAGGGCAGCAATCATTGAAAAACTGATTCAGTCTGGCTTTGTGAAAAGGGAAAAGAAAAATCTGGTGCCGACAGATGATGGAAATGTGCTGATTACGGTTCTACCGGATGAGATTAAATCTCCGAAGATGACCGCAGAGTGGGAAATGGCATTGAATCATATTGCCCAGAATACAGAGACAGCAGATGAATTCCTAAATGGGATTACAGAGCTGATGCAGGAACTGGTTGCCAGGTATCAGGGGATTTCAGAAGAGAAGAAAAATCAGTTTCAGGGAAAGGCAAAAGGAGAAGTCATTGGCAAATGTCCCCGCTGTGGAGCAGATGTCAGGGAAGGAAAAGTAAATTTTTACTGTTCTGACCGGAAATGTGCTTTTACCTTATGGAAAAATGATAAATTTCTTGCAAGCCAGGGAAAAAAGATGGATAAGGTGGCAGCAAAGAAGTTCCTGTCTAAAGGAAAAATCCATTATAAGGATCTGGTATCAAGAAAAACAGGGAGACAGTATGAAGCAACTGTGGAGATGGTCGATCCCGGAGAGGGAAATGTACAGTTCAATCTTATTTTTCCACAACGATAA
- a CDS encoding CD1107 family mobile element protein has protein sequence MMNLEKMKQKKSKNSVKKGLLAATTILCLTSPMLQTQSVLAAENTAPAITIEKPDGWRQGETAVAITVDASHMPEGFSITKIEAKAGKDGSWQDVTGNGSISITGNQTVYVRVTDGEGKVYEQNRSIKCYDTEKPTLSASLTDGVLTIQGNDTVSGITSVTVNGTTYTDLKDGMLRVQLTQKDFTTKQIEITVTDGAGNTSEKYVLQNPYYEWAKKQAEKQKTSGDSNGAMATTTSADATGTEKTTTSPLPQDAQASEPTDAKGTVDDRTVTGIEEQLNKEGETADSVTKTATEGTKEFYTISTKSGKIFYLIIDNSKSQDNVYFLTEVSEKDLMNFTLSDSVTLPEVDIVYAEPEKQAEEEKPETTETDEKDKVEDEIQMPEDKSLAGTYLLIGLVAVGAAAGGYYLKVYKPKHEYDDEDEMEEDENESEDSESEKREVDDADEQEEQENAGTEVLKDEDFNDEVLEDEEEEQE, from the coding sequence ATGATGAATTTAGAGAAGATGAAACAGAAGAAATCTAAAAATAGCGTGAAAAAAGGATTGCTTGCGGCAACAACGATTCTTTGCTTGACATCGCCTATGTTGCAGACACAGAGTGTGTTAGCGGCAGAGAATACAGCACCCGCAATTACGATTGAAAAGCCAGATGGCTGGAGACAGGGGGAAACGGCAGTCGCAATTACTGTGGATGCCAGTCATATGCCAGAAGGATTTTCTATCACAAAAATTGAAGCGAAAGCTGGGAAAGACGGAAGCTGGCAGGATGTGACAGGGAATGGAAGTATTTCCATTACTGGTAATCAGACGGTCTATGTGCGTGTGACAGATGGTGAGGGGAAGGTCTATGAGCAGAATCGCTCTATTAAGTGTTATGACACAGAAAAGCCTACGCTTTCTGCATCTCTGACAGATGGTGTACTGACGATTCAGGGAAATGATACCGTTTCCGGCATTACTTCTGTGACAGTTAATGGCACCACTTATACAGATCTGAAGGATGGAATGCTGAGAGTGCAACTGACACAGAAAGATTTTACAACAAAACAGATTGAAATCACGGTAACGGATGGTGCCGGAAATACTTCTGAAAAGTATGTGTTGCAGAATCCTTATTATGAATGGGCAAAGAAGCAGGCAGAGAAACAGAAAACTTCAGGTGACAGCAATGGTGCGATGGCAACCACGACCAGTGCAGATGCAACTGGGACTGAGAAAACAACGACTTCACCACTTCCGCAGGATGCACAGGCTTCTGAGCCAACAGATGCAAAAGGAACTGTGGATGATCGGACAGTGACAGGTATTGAGGAACAGCTTAATAAAGAAGGCGAGACAGCAGATTCTGTTACCAAAACAGCTACGGAAGGCACAAAAGAGTTTTATACCATTTCAACTAAGAGTGGTAAGATTTTTTATCTGATCATCGACAATTCAAAATCTCAGGATAATGTGTATTTCCTTACCGAAGTCAGTGAGAAAGACCTGATGAACTTCACACTTTCTGATTCTGTGACACTTCCGGAAGTAGATATTGTTTATGCAGAACCAGAGAAACAGGCTGAAGAAGAAAAGCCGGAAACGACAGAGACAGATGAGAAAGATAAGGTAGAGGATGAAATTCAGATGCCAGAAGACAAAAGTTTGGCAGGGACTTATCTACTGATCGGATTGGTTGCTGTTGGAGCTGCGGCAGGTGGTTATTACTTGAAAGTCTACAAACCGAAACATGAATATGATGATGAAGATGAGATGGAAGAGGATGAAAATGAATCCGAAGATTCAGAGTCAGAAAAACGGGAAGTAGACGATGCAGATGAGCAGGAAGAACAGGAAAATGCAGGGACAGAAGTTTTGAAAGATGAAGATTTCAATGATGAGGTACTAGAAGATGAAGAAGAGGAGCAGGAGTAA
- a CDS encoding DUF4315 family protein, whose translation MDSDDGKEKGGVTAVRKGEAMKSLEKATADYEKAKEKMEASKARYEADLKRFKAAEIAKTEAENLEIVKIIRAMDMSIPELEAFKKRMKNELPGRVEIQKEETRSDDEFREDETEEI comes from the coding sequence ATGGATTCGGACGATGGTAAGGAAAAGGGCGGTGTAACAGCCGTCCGGAAAGGAGAAGCGATGAAAAGTCTTGAAAAAGCAACGGCAGATTATGAGAAAGCCAAGGAAAAAATGGAAGCATCCAAAGCCAGATATGAAGCAGATTTAAAGCGTTTCAAGGCTGCGGAGATAGCAAAAACAGAAGCGGAAAATCTGGAAATTGTAAAAATTATCCGTGCAATGGATATGAGCATTCCAGAGCTGGAAGCTTTCAAAAAGAGAATGAAAAATGAACTGCCCGGCAGGGTAGAAATACAGAAGGAGGAAACAAGGTCTGATGATGAATTTAGAGAAGATGAAACAGAAGAAATCTAA
- a CDS encoding CD1108 family mobile element protein, producing the protein MKVRDKKVQKMTKDGLVEENLTDKSSVRVSNRVGDVQMGRKQGEKEENLVDKSPRQSERSGKNIRPSVQKSRDAPELIRTEKQSEDFGQSSKQQNRKRIRAEVGKESRLAEESEAGQSGRLKEKRADLSENRGDSRRNQTGGSKKPKQKQRLKFAYEETGASVKNDKDMEKLNQMDTDGVNFRHQKQKEKAKKFSYEEARKKKEAKQHSKKAQVYQANEGETPGKKKSRLKFGEGESVKTEKTSVVKKAGSATSVALHREISKNEDDNAAVEGAHKLEESGEGVYRLEQRSARRRKQWASRKRSRLERQEEKQAQAASHQEQKKLKKQIQKQQIKWDYAKAKRSEQTVGTATKGTIDYIKKIGGKVTNFFKENRKVYISVAVLIGLMFLIITNVTSCSAVFLQNVITYTGTSYLSSDQAIREAELYYTQLEANLQERINNMESEEPGHEEYRYNIGPIEHDPFILISYLSAKYEEFTFEQVKPELDALFALQYRLETEAVNETVTETATVRVGESLGQVVTSGYCNCPICCGIWSGGPTASGAYPTANHTLAVDASNPFVPMGTKVVMNGVEYTVEDTGAFARYGVQFDVYYDSHAAASAHGHQTWECYLADDNGSNEVEVTRTRDVDVLNVTLNSGNLMSICQDRLGFFQKELFSAYNDTKGNLQMFATPVDFNWYSSVTSYYGYRIHPISGANQLHNGMDIGAPEGTKVMAGLTGTVTTSAYNDSYGNYVVIKDSKGYELRYAHLSSRSVSAGASVTKGDEIGLVGNTGNSTGSHLHIELLKNGERLNPIFYLETGEGAGFGGNEYTSEAAQRLLNEAARYLGTPYVWGGYSPSGFDCSGFVSYCLTHSGVRNTGRLTAQGLYDICTPVSQSEAQPGDLIFFTGTYDAGVPVTHIGIYVGNGQMIHCGHPVQYTSINSPYWQSHFYGFGRW; encoded by the coding sequence ATGAAAGTCAGGGACAAGAAAGTCCAAAAGATGACCAAGGATGGTCTGGTGGAAGAAAACCTGACAGATAAATCTTCTGTTCGTGTCAGTAACCGTGTCGGTGATGTGCAGATGGGAAGAAAACAGGGGGAAAAAGAAGAAAACCTTGTGGATAAGTCTCCCCGCCAGTCTGAACGGAGTGGGAAAAATATTCGACCCTCTGTGCAAAAATCCAGAGATGCACCGGAACTGATACGGACAGAGAAGCAAAGTGAGGATTTTGGACAGAGTAGTAAACAGCAAAATAGAAAAAGAATCCGTGCTGAAGTCGGAAAAGAATCCAGACTTGCAGAAGAATCCGAAGCCGGACAGTCAGGGAGACTGAAAGAAAAACGTGCTGATCTATCAGAAAACAGAGGAGACAGCCGGAGAAATCAGACAGGTGGCAGCAAAAAGCCAAAACAAAAACAACGTTTGAAGTTTGCTTATGAGGAAACTGGTGCTTCTGTGAAAAATGACAAAGATATGGAGAAATTGAACCAGATGGATACGGATGGAGTCAATTTCCGCCATCAGAAACAGAAAGAAAAAGCCAAAAAGTTTTCTTATGAAGAAGCAAGAAAGAAAAAGGAAGCAAAGCAGCATTCCAAGAAAGCACAGGTCTATCAGGCAAATGAAGGAGAAACTCCTGGAAAGAAAAAATCCCGTTTGAAGTTTGGTGAAGGGGAATCTGTGAAAACAGAAAAAACTTCTGTTGTCAAGAAAGCAGGAAGTGCAACTTCCGTAGCATTGCACCGTGAGATCAGCAAAAATGAAGACGATAATGCGGCGGTAGAAGGTGCCCATAAGTTAGAAGAAAGCGGCGAAGGTGTTTACCGGCTGGAACAGAGAAGTGCCAGACGCAGGAAACAGTGGGCATCCAGAAAAAGAAGCAGACTTGAAAGACAGGAAGAGAAACAGGCACAGGCTGCATCCCATCAGGAGCAGAAGAAGCTGAAAAAACAGATTCAGAAGCAACAGATCAAATGGGATTATGCCAAAGCGAAGCGAAGTGAACAGACAGTAGGAACAGCTACAAAAGGTACGATTGATTATATTAAGAAGATTGGCGGTAAGGTCACCAACTTCTTTAAAGAAAATCGGAAGGTGTATATCAGTGTAGCAGTTCTGATCGGATTGATGTTTCTGATCATAACGAATGTCACGTCATGTTCTGCAGTGTTTTTACAAAATGTAATCACTTACACAGGGACCAGTTATCTGTCATCGGATCAGGCAATCCGGGAAGCGGAATTGTATTATACACAGCTGGAAGCTAATCTGCAGGAGCGGATCAACAACATGGAATCTGAAGAACCGGGACATGAGGAATACCGATATAACATCGGACCTATTGAGCATGATCCGTTTATCCTGATCAGTTATCTGTCAGCAAAGTATGAAGAATTTACCTTTGAACAGGTAAAGCCAGAACTGGATGCTCTTTTTGCATTGCAGTATCGGTTAGAAACAGAAGCAGTCAATGAGACTGTGACAGAGACAGCAACTGTAAGAGTTGGAGAATCTTTGGGACAGGTTGTGACCAGTGGGTATTGTAACTGCCCAATTTGTTGTGGTATTTGGAGCGGAGGACCGACTGCCAGTGGAGCATATCCAACTGCCAATCATACCTTAGCGGTAGATGCTTCCAATCCGTTTGTACCAATGGGAACAAAGGTAGTTATGAATGGTGTCGAATATACTGTAGAAGATACCGGAGCTTTCGCAAGATACGGTGTACAGTTTGATGTCTATTATGACAGTCATGCGGCAGCATCTGCACATGGACATCAAACATGGGAATGTTATCTGGCAGATGATAATGGAAGCAATGAAGTGGAAGTGACCAGGACAAGAGATGTAGATGTGCTGAATGTCACCTTAAATAGTGGAAACCTGATGTCAATCTGTCAGGACAGGTTGGGATTTTTCCAGAAAGAACTGTTCAGTGCCTACAACGATACAAAAGGCAACTTGCAGATGTTTGCAACACCGGTTGATTTTAACTGGTATTCCAGTGTGACCAGCTATTATGGATACAGGATTCATCCAATATCAGGAGCAAATCAGCTTCATAATGGTATGGATATCGGAGCACCGGAAGGGACAAAAGTAATGGCAGGGCTGACCGGAACGGTTACAACTTCTGCTTATAACGACAGCTATGGCAATTATGTTGTGATCAAGGACAGTAAAGGCTATGAACTGCGGTATGCACATTTAAGCAGCCGGAGTGTATCTGCAGGAGCATCCGTCACGAAAGGTGATGAGATAGGGCTTGTAGGAAATACTGGAAATTCTACAGGAAGCCATCTTCACATTGAACTTCTGAAAAATGGAGAGCGGTTAAACCCGATCTTTTATCTGGAAACAGGAGAAGGGGCAGGATTTGGCGGCAATGAATATACCAGTGAAGCAGCACAGCGTTTGTTAAATGAAGCAGCGAGATATCTTGGGACACCGTATGTGTGGGGTGGATATTCGCCAAGTGGATTTGACTGTTCTGGATTCGTAAGTTACTGCCTGACACATTCAGGTGTAAGGAATACAGGAAGATTAACGGCACAGGGATTGTATGACATTTGTACGCCGGTATCTCAGTCAGAAGCACAGCCAGGAGATCTGATCTTCTTTACAGGTACTTACGATGCAGGAGTTCCGGTAACGCATATCGGAATCTATGTGGGCAATGGTCAGATGATCCATTGTGGGCATCCGGTGCAGTATACGTCCATCAACTCTCCATACTGGCAGAGTCATTTCTATGGATTCGGACGATGGTAA
- the ltrA gene encoding group II intron reverse transcriptase/maturase, giving the protein MQRKELLKKSAIRYAEYYGMVEVQDALYADSASEKIFTNLISIIGSDANIKMAYRNLKSNKGSSTPGVDGKTFKDLAEMSEEALVQCVRDKILNYQPKAVRRVYIPKPNGKMRPLGIPTVLDRIVQQSVLQVMEPICEAKFYRHSYGFRPNRSTKNAVAVCYKLAQVDGFHYVVDVDIKGFFDNVDHGKLLKQIWTMGIRDKRLISLIGKMLKAPIEENGVRTVPDKGTPQGGVLSPLLANIVLNELDWWIASQWEEMPAKHPLKSDIYMNKNGTPNKGNLYKKLRQSRLKECHIVRYADDFKIFCRSYSDASKLKHAVEQWLMDRLKLETSPDKSRITNLTKGYSDFLGIKFKLYKKGKKWSIKSHMTDKAINSQRVKLKNAMAQACKSHESEQSQHDDLIRYNQAVVGMHQYYNMATMINSDVHRLFPSIDITMKTRLNSRADLSKEKPPTLKGAMDEYFYQKYGESKQVRYINGMIVVPVAYCRTQNPMFYRVDTNRYTPQGRERIHRMLAKSEYGETLLKLSRDNDTNHSIEFCDNRLSRFVASKGKCELSKVSLAFEDVECIYLNPPSQGGTDEYANLRIVHKDIKSLIYSNDVKIIKSLIDLFDCRGPAKIAKLNKWRAKAGLEAINLITINQTLK; this is encoded by the coding sequence ATGCAAAGAAAGGAATTGTTAAAGAAAAGTGCTATCCGATATGCTGAGTACTACGGCATGGTCGAAGTACAGGACGCATTATATGCGGATAGTGCGAGCGAAAAGATTTTCACGAATCTGATAAGTATTATCGGTTCAGATGCCAATATCAAAATGGCATACCGCAATCTCAAATCAAACAAAGGAAGCAGCACACCTGGTGTCGACGGTAAGACCTTTAAGGACTTAGCTGAGATGTCAGAGGAAGCATTGGTTCAATGTGTTAGGGACAAAATTCTTAACTATCAGCCTAAAGCGGTGAGAAGGGTATATATCCCAAAGCCAAATGGGAAAATGCGACCATTAGGAATCCCTACGGTATTAGATAGGATTGTACAACAAAGCGTGTTGCAGGTCATGGAGCCTATATGCGAAGCCAAGTTTTATCGGCACAGTTATGGTTTCAGACCGAATCGTAGCACTAAGAATGCCGTTGCCGTGTGTTACAAACTGGCGCAGGTGGACGGATTCCACTATGTAGTTGATGTAGATATCAAGGGATTTTTTGATAATGTCGACCATGGAAAGCTACTAAAACAGATATGGACGATGGGAATACGTGATAAAAGGCTGATTTCCTTAATTGGAAAAATGCTAAAAGCTCCAATTGAAGAAAATGGGGTTAGAACGGTACCCGACAAAGGCACGCCACAGGGCGGTGTACTTAGTCCCTTACTGGCAAATATTGTGCTGAATGAGCTTGATTGGTGGATAGCCAGTCAATGGGAGGAAATGCCTGCAAAGCATCCTCTGAAAAGCGATATTTATATGAATAAAAATGGTACTCCGAATAAAGGGAATCTGTACAAGAAGTTGCGACAGTCCAGATTGAAAGAGTGCCACATAGTGAGATATGCGGATGATTTTAAGATATTTTGCAGGTCGTATTCTGATGCTTCCAAGCTAAAGCATGCGGTCGAGCAATGGCTAATGGACAGACTAAAGCTGGAAACATCTCCAGATAAGTCACGAATTACGAATCTTACCAAAGGCTATAGCGACTTCTTAGGCATAAAATTTAAACTTTACAAGAAGGGAAAGAAATGGTCTATCAAGTCTCATATGACTGACAAAGCCATCAATTCTCAACGAGTGAAGCTGAAAAATGCCATGGCGCAGGCCTGTAAATCTCACGAGAGTGAACAATCACAGCACGATGACCTCATCAGATACAACCAAGCAGTCGTAGGTATGCATCAGTACTATAACATGGCTACTATGATAAATTCAGATGTTCACAGACTGTTCCCGTCGATTGACATAACCATGAAGACGAGACTGAATAGTCGGGCTGACCTCTCCAAGGAAAAACCGCCGACATTGAAAGGTGCGATGGACGAATATTTCTATCAGAAATATGGGGAGTCCAAACAGGTTAGATATATCAATGGTATGATTGTCGTTCCTGTAGCATACTGTAGGACGCAAAATCCAATGTTCTACCGAGTGGACACCAATCGTTACACCCCACAGGGACGTGAACGTATTCACCGCATGCTTGCTAAATCTGAATATGGAGAAACGCTGTTGAAGTTGAGTAGAGATAACGACACGAATCATAGTATCGAATTCTGTGACAACCGCCTATCAAGATTTGTGGCATCAAAGGGTAAGTGTGAACTCTCAAAGGTGTCTCTTGCGTTTGAAGATGTGGAATGCATATATCTTAATCCACCAAGCCAAGGTGGTACGGATGAATATGCAAACCTCAGAATCGTACACAAAGATATAAAGAGCCTTATCTATTCTAATGACGTGAAAATCATCAAGTCCCTCATCGATTTATTCGATTGTAGGGGACCTGCCAAGATTGCAAAGCTCAACAAATGGAGAGCTAAAGCAGGATTGGAAGCAATTAACCTTATAACAATTAACCAGACTTTGAAGTGA
- a CDS encoding PrgI family protein, with the protein MAYVPVPKDLTKVKTKVALNLTKRQLIFFSLAAVVGIPFYLFMRKPIGSSIAAILMVTIMLPFFFMAMYEKDGLPFEKVVANIIRQKFICPSVRPYKTENFYQEISTLVKKEGVPDGKKDKAGGSAGASVPGGKKKPSGKKKQKKQKRKRTGKA; encoded by the coding sequence ATGGCGTATGTACCAGTACCAAAAGACCTTACCAAGGTCAAAACAAAAGTAGCGTTAAATCTGACAAAACGGCAGCTGATTTTCTTTTCACTTGCCGCAGTAGTGGGAATTCCGTTTTATCTGTTCATGAGAAAACCAATCGGTTCCAGTATCGCAGCCATCCTGATGGTAACGATCATGCTTCCATTTTTCTTCATGGCAATGTATGAAAAAGACGGGCTTCCCTTTGAAAAAGTGGTGGCAAATATCATTCGACAGAAGTTTATCTGTCCGTCAGTAAGACCATATAAGACAGAAAATTTTTATCAGGAGATTTCCACCCTTGTAAAAAAGGAGGGTGTGCCGGATGGCAAAAAAGACAAAGCAGGAGGCTCAGCAGGAGCGTCTGTCCCTGGTGGAAAAAAGAAACCGTCAGGAAAGAAGAAACAAAAAAAGCAGAAAAGAAAGAGAACAGGAAAAGCGTAG
- a CDS encoding VirB6/TrbL-like conjugal transfer protein, CD1112 family: MNTIIERITEAIKDILIGLIKSCLDNMFTSVNEQVGTIAGQVGQTPQGWNAGIFNLIQNISQTVIVPIAGLIITFVLCYELITMVTQKNNFHEFETYNIFLWIFKAYVAIYLVTNTFNITMAVFDVGQHVVNNAAGVISGNTAVDASEAITRIVDALEDMELGDLFLLSMETLLISITMRILSIIITVILYGRMIEIYLYTSIAPIPFATMTNKEWGNIGNNYLKGLFALAFQGFFMMVCVGIYAVLVNAMTISSDLHAAMFSVAAYTVILAFSLFKTGSLSKSIFNAH, encoded by the coding sequence ATGAACACCATCATTGAGAGAATTACGGAAGCGATAAAGGATATCCTGATCGGGCTTATCAAGTCCTGTTTGGATAACATGTTCACGTCTGTCAATGAGCAGGTGGGAACCATAGCCGGGCAGGTGGGACAGACACCGCAGGGATGGAATGCCGGAATCTTCAATCTGATCCAGAACATTTCCCAAACGGTGATTGTCCCCATTGCGGGACTGATCATCACATTTGTCCTGTGCTATGAACTGATTACGATGGTAACGCAGAAAAACAATTTCCATGAATTTGAGACTTACAACATTTTCCTCTGGATCTTTAAGGCGTATGTAGCCATTTATCTGGTGACGAATACGTTCAATATCACGATGGCGGTCTTTGACGTTGGCCAGCATGTGGTCAACAATGCCGCCGGAGTAATTTCCGGAAACACAGCAGTGGACGCATCGGAAGCAATCACAAGGATTGTGGATGCACTGGAAGATATGGAACTGGGGGATTTGTTCTTGTTATCCATGGAAACGCTGCTGATCAGTATTACCATGCGGATTCTGTCGATCATTATAACCGTTATTTTATACGGAAGAATGATAGAGATTTACCTTTATACTTCCATAGCACCAATTCCGTTTGCCACCATGACCAATAAGGAATGGGGCAATATCGGAAACAACTATTTAAAAGGCTTGTTCGCACTGGCATTTCAGGGATTCTTCATGATGGTCTGTGTGGGAATTTATGCAGTTTTAGTAAATGCAATGACCATATCCAGTGACCTTCATGCAGCAATGTTTTCAGTAGCGGCTTATACCGTGATTCTTGCATTTTCATTATTCAAGACCGGAAGCCTTAGCAAATCAATATTCAATGCCCATTAG